A stretch of Stenotrophomonas indicatrix DNA encodes these proteins:
- a CDS encoding HAD family hydrolase has protein sequence MSRFPFDAVLFDCDGVLVDSEPLTSRVLAEMLTERGWPLTARQAGEVFLGKSVAAQADLIEARTGKPFTPAWLDEFRARRNIALERDLTAIPGAPAAVRAIHAATDGRIACASGADLLKVELQLRRIGLHEVFAGRMFSGQDLPQTKPHPGVYLAAAASLGVDPTRCAVIEDTVTGTTAGVAAGATVFGFSPGGPFHSSPEALRAAGAQVIFESMQLLPALLAGHSPRAFA, from the coding sequence ATGTCACGCTTCCCGTTTGACGCTGTCCTGTTCGACTGTGACGGCGTCCTGGTCGATTCCGAACCTCTGACCTCCCGCGTACTCGCCGAGATGCTGACCGAGCGCGGCTGGCCGCTGACGGCCCGCCAGGCCGGTGAAGTGTTCCTCGGCAAATCCGTGGCTGCCCAGGCCGACCTGATCGAGGCGCGCACGGGAAAGCCGTTTACGCCGGCGTGGCTGGATGAGTTCCGCGCACGCCGCAATATCGCGCTGGAGCGCGATCTGACTGCAATTCCTGGCGCGCCTGCAGCGGTGCGCGCCATCCACGCTGCCACTGATGGGCGCATTGCGTGCGCATCCGGCGCGGACCTGCTGAAGGTGGAACTGCAACTGCGCAGGATCGGCCTGCATGAGGTCTTCGCAGGGCGCATGTTTAGCGGCCAGGATCTACCGCAGACCAAGCCACACCCGGGTGTGTATCTGGCCGCCGCCGCGTCGCTGGGCGTTGATCCCACACGCTGTGCAGTCATCGAGGACACGGTGACCGGCACCACCGCAGGCGTTGCCGCCGGGGCCACCGTCTTCGGCTTCAGCCCGGGTGGGCCTTTCCACAGTTCGCCCGAGGCACTGCGCGCCGCTGGCGCCCAGGTGATCTTCGAATCCATGCAGCTGCTTCCCGCTCTGCTGGCGGGCCACAGCCCCCGCGCCTTCGCCTGA
- a CDS encoding VOC family protein, whose translation MTGMVNVVGLYVHDQDAALDFYVNTLGFQVHTDVGNGDYRWLTVHSGGEGGFQLGLFKPGPPVHDAATALTLQQMVAKGAMPPLVLAVDDCRASYERLLARGVEFTQEPVERYGAVDAGFRDPSGNGWKMIERSAKTAARTPQ comes from the coding sequence ATGACTGGCATGGTGAATGTGGTCGGCCTGTATGTGCACGACCAGGATGCGGCACTCGATTTCTACGTCAACACACTCGGCTTCCAGGTGCATACCGATGTCGGCAACGGCGACTATCGCTGGCTCACGGTGCATTCGGGCGGCGAGGGCGGGTTCCAGCTTGGCCTGTTCAAACCGGGGCCGCCGGTACACGATGCGGCCACTGCGCTGACCCTGCAGCAGATGGTGGCCAAGGGTGCGATGCCGCCGCTGGTGCTGGCGGTGGACGATTGCCGCGCCAGCTACGAGCGGCTGCTGGCACGTGGGGTGGAATTCACCCAGGAGCCGGTGGAGCGCTATGGTGCAGTGGATGCCGGATTCCGTGATCCGTCCGGCAATGGCTGGAAGATGATCGAGCGCTCTGCGAAGACTGCCGCGAGGACGCCGCAGTGA
- a CDS encoding helix-turn-helix domain-containing protein, translating into MTQSPELLRRLLRAKDHMDRASHEDWPVARLAGISAVSAAHFARSFKDAFGVPPHRYLLSRRIERAVALLRDTDLPITEIALQTGWTSLGTFGRIFRDITGDSPGALRDRERTDAPAQGPVPECHARAARRPDLKIAVLEKRRRTGLVSVDPT; encoded by the coding sequence ATGACCCAGAGCCCGGAACTGCTGCGCCGCCTGCTGCGTGCAAAAGACCACATGGACCGGGCCAGCCATGAGGACTGGCCGGTGGCGCGGCTGGCCGGGATCAGCGCGGTTTCCGCGGCCCATTTCGCGCGCTCCTTCAAGGACGCCTTCGGGGTGCCGCCACACCGCTATCTGCTCAGCCGCCGCATCGAGCGCGCTGTCGCCCTGCTGCGCGATACCGACCTGCCGATCACCGAGATCGCACTGCAGACCGGCTGGACCAGCCTGGGCACCTTTGGCCGCATCTTTCGTGACATCACCGGCGACAGCCCCGGCGCCCTCCGCGACCGCGAGCGGACCGATGCCCCGGCGCAGGGCCCGGTGCCGGAGTGCCATGCGCGTGCCGCGCGGCGCCCGGACCTGAAGATCGCAGTTTTGGAGAAGCGCCGCCGCACCGGCCTTGTTAGCGTAGATCCCACCTGA
- a CDS encoding LysR substrate-binding domain-containing protein: MVAHRHLPSLVAIRAFEAAARLGSFARAAEELDTTAASVSYHVRRLEEQTGARLFLRHAQHVELTEAGASVAKEATRAFDALRASFMRAADMDATRLRLTALPTLGTSWLTPRLGGFRARHPQQVLELDLSAEPQDLAGGRFDAAIRNGHGDWPGLHAVELFPSVFTPLCAPALLEAATGLGGARLPDVPLLGRPDWWALWFQAFAQTPAPGAERFATNFAAEHLDVAAAIAGQGIAIGSPILFKAELDAGRLVQAHEGVASDGRSFWFASPAGRSNAPKVAHFREWLCTEAAAARHAARSLLRRVATP; encoded by the coding sequence ATGGTCGCCCACCGCCACCTGCCGTCGCTCGTTGCCATCCGTGCCTTCGAGGCCGCGGCGCGGCTGGGCAGCTTTGCGCGGGCCGCGGAAGAACTGGACACCACGGCGGCGTCGGTCAGCTATCACGTCCGGCGCCTGGAAGAGCAGACCGGTGCACGACTGTTCCTGCGCCACGCCCAGCACGTCGAACTGACCGAGGCCGGTGCCAGCGTCGCAAAGGAGGCTACCCGCGCCTTCGATGCCCTGCGTGCCAGCTTCATGCGTGCCGCCGACATGGATGCCACCCGCCTGCGCCTGACCGCACTGCCTACGTTGGGCACCAGTTGGCTGACGCCGCGGCTGGGTGGCTTCCGCGCCCGGCATCCGCAACAGGTGCTGGAGCTTGATCTGTCGGCGGAGCCGCAGGACCTGGCAGGCGGGCGTTTCGACGCGGCCATCCGCAACGGTCACGGCGACTGGCCGGGGCTGCACGCCGTGGAGCTGTTCCCCAGCGTGTTCACGCCACTGTGCGCGCCCGCGCTGCTTGAAGCCGCCACCGGCCTGGGCGGCGCGCGGCTGCCGGATGTGCCATTGCTGGGGCGTCCGGACTGGTGGGCGCTATGGTTCCAGGCATTCGCGCAGACACCGGCACCTGGGGCGGAGCGCTTCGCCACCAACTTCGCTGCCGAGCATCTGGACGTAGCCGCAGCGATCGCCGGCCAAGGCATCGCCATCGGCTCGCCGATCCTGTTCAAGGCCGAACTGGATGCGGGGCGCCTGGTACAAGCCCACGAAGGCGTGGCCAGCGATGGCCGCAGCTTCTGGTTTGCCAGTCCGGCAGGACGCAGCAACGCCCCGAAAGTCGCGCACTTCCGTGAGTGGCTGTGCACCGAGGCAGCAGCGGCCCGGCATGCTGCACGATCCTTACTGCGCAGGGTGGCCACGCCATGA
- a CDS encoding TolB family protein, giving the protein MNALASLVALAVAVAGLLGGDASREALALDPRAERFAPGIASTRYSEIRLTLSPDGRTALWFSRDRPGGEGGHDIWVSHLQHGQWSAARPVPFNTPGRDFDPAFTADGRFVLFCSDRPGGLGGDDLYRVPVQGLQFGAAEHLGSAVNSPANEFAPMLAPDGGTLLFSSDRAGGAGGHDLYVARVDDGQLQPARPVAGAVNTAAQEFDATFLGDGRTIVFARAQDFGGSRVEQFAARAFGDRYAPGMRLPAPVNDGASDSYGAMLDWSRPGTLTYSARRGDGASLDLYRVSYRLPPSLSIPAPPVRR; this is encoded by the coding sequence ATGAACGCGCTTGCCTCACTGGTCGCGCTTGCGGTCGCGGTCGCTGGACTGCTGGGGGGTGATGCCAGCCGGGAGGCGTTGGCACTCGACCCTCGCGCAGAGCGTTTCGCACCAGGCATCGCGTCGACCCGATACAGCGAAATCCGCCTGACGCTGAGCCCCGACGGACGCACAGCGCTCTGGTTCAGCCGTGACCGGCCTGGCGGCGAAGGTGGCCATGACATCTGGGTTTCGCATCTGCAGCACGGCCAGTGGAGTGCCGCGCGCCCGGTTCCGTTCAACACACCCGGCCGCGATTTCGACCCTGCGTTCACCGCCGATGGCCGCTTCGTGCTGTTCTGCTCCGATCGCCCCGGTGGCCTGGGCGGCGATGACCTGTACAGGGTGCCCGTGCAGGGCCTGCAGTTCGGTGCCGCCGAGCATCTCGGGTCTGCCGTCAACAGTCCCGCCAACGAGTTTGCGCCGATGCTCGCGCCCGACGGTGGCACCCTGCTGTTCTCCAGCGACCGAGCAGGTGGCGCCGGTGGCCACGATCTGTATGTCGCGCGGGTGGACGATGGCCAACTGCAACCTGCGCGGCCGGTGGCAGGCGCGGTCAACACGGCCGCGCAGGAGTTCGACGCCACCTTCCTGGGCGATGGGCGGACCATCGTTTTCGCACGTGCACAGGACTTCGGCGGTTCGCGGGTCGAGCAGTTCGCGGCACGCGCGTTCGGTGACCGCTACGCGCCCGGCATGCGACTGCCCGCACCCGTCAACGACGGTGCGAGCGACAGCTATGGGGCCATGCTCGACTGGTCCCGCCCTGGCACGCTCACCTATTCAGCGCGTCGCGGCGATGGCGCCAGCCTGGACCTGTACCGGGTGAGCTATCGGCTGCCACCGTCCCTGTCGATTCCGGCCCCCCCGGTTCGTCGATAG
- a CDS encoding GFA family protein, whose amino-acid sequence MPSAQQVACRCGEVTLNLTGTPIACVDCCCNSCRAAGLRLQRLPGAQRLLGPHGTTRFVMYRKDRVEFLAGVERLASFRLSADAGTRRVLATCCNTPLFLELTGGHWLSLYGGLWPEDARPPLQMRTMVGDLPDPSVLPADVPNLKQHSLRFYARLMKAWIAMGLRSPDIRIEGEVHG is encoded by the coding sequence ATGCCTTCCGCACAACAGGTTGCCTGCCGCTGTGGCGAAGTGACGTTGAACCTGACCGGCACACCCATCGCCTGCGTCGACTGCTGCTGCAACAGCTGCCGCGCCGCAGGCCTGCGCCTGCAGCGCCTTCCCGGCGCCCAGCGGCTGCTCGGACCGCATGGAACTACCCGGTTCGTCATGTATCGCAAGGACCGGGTGGAGTTCCTGGCAGGAGTGGAGCGCCTGGCCTCGTTCCGCCTCTCAGCCGATGCCGGCACCCGTCGCGTGCTGGCCACCTGCTGCAACACGCCCCTGTTTCTTGAACTGACCGGCGGCCACTGGCTGAGCCTGTATGGCGGCCTGTGGCCGGAGGATGCCCGGCCGCCGCTGCAGATGCGCACCATGGTGGGCGATCTGCCCGATCCCTCCGTGCTGCCCGCCGATGTACCCAACCTCAAGCAACACTCGCTGCGCTTCTATGCCCGGTTGATGAAGGCCTGGATTGCGATGGGCCTGCGCAGCCCGGATATCCGCATTGAAGGAGAGGTCCATGGCTGA
- a CDS encoding DUF6958 family protein, translated as MAEPDKIEIESITSPGRTQWVDRGKYSAMRSALLDVLPQAPPGVSIAIAKQSLLPALPADLFPAGATAGWWLKAVQLDLEAKGVIERAAGKPVRLFKHAVVGRTAVTS; from the coding sequence ATGGCTGAGCCAGACAAGATCGAGATCGAGAGCATCACCTCGCCCGGCAGGACCCAGTGGGTCGACCGGGGCAAGTACAGCGCCATGCGCAGCGCCCTGCTCGACGTGCTGCCGCAGGCGCCGCCCGGGGTTTCCATTGCCATTGCCAAGCAGTCGTTGCTGCCGGCGCTGCCTGCAGATCTGTTCCCCGCAGGCGCGACCGCAGGCTGGTGGCTGAAGGCCGTGCAGCTGGATCTGGAAGCCAAGGGCGTGATCGAGCGCGCAGCGGGCAAGCCCGTGCGGTTGTTCAAGCATGCGGTCGTCGGTCGAACGGCGGTGACGTCATGA
- a CDS encoding alpha/beta fold hydrolase codes for MGWPPSVRGASAGLREPMDAAAFAARRRWVRTPFGRIACVQQGKGPAALFLHGFPLSGFQWRHAIAQLSSSRRCIAPDFMGLGHSAVAATQDLSPQAQSDMLVALLDALSVAMVDLVANDSGGTVAQLFAVQHPSRVRTMLLTNCDVHQNSPPVQMKDSLAAARAGTYHQKIVRHLQDRGYARSAAGIGGSAYVDPAHFSDEAIEYSFRPLVSSPLRQQQLNDHLAAFEPNPLVAIEASLQRSTIPTRMVWGTADPLFPGRWAEWLHQTLPASRGIRWVEGGRLFWPEEQPALLADEARALWRA; via the coding sequence ATGGGATGGCCGCCCAGCGTGCGCGGCGCCAGCGCGGGCCTGCGCGAGCCCATGGATGCGGCAGCGTTCGCCGCCCGCCGGCGCTGGGTCCGCACACCGTTCGGGCGCATCGCCTGCGTGCAACAAGGGAAGGGTCCGGCCGCACTGTTCCTGCACGGGTTCCCGTTGAGCGGCTTCCAGTGGCGGCATGCGATCGCGCAGCTTTCTTCGTCCCGCCGCTGCATTGCACCGGATTTCATGGGCCTGGGCCACAGCGCGGTGGCGGCCACGCAGGACCTGTCCCCGCAGGCACAGAGCGACATGCTCGTTGCGTTGCTTGATGCGCTGTCCGTTGCGATGGTCGACCTGGTTGCCAATGACAGTGGCGGCACCGTGGCCCAGTTGTTCGCTGTGCAGCACCCGAGCCGCGTGCGCACGATGCTGCTGACCAACTGCGACGTGCACCAGAACAGCCCGCCGGTGCAGATGAAGGACTCACTGGCCGCCGCACGCGCAGGCACCTATCACCAGAAGATTGTGCGCCACCTGCAGGATCGCGGCTACGCGCGATCAGCGGCCGGTATCGGTGGCTCGGCTTATGTGGATCCGGCACATTTCAGCGATGAGGCCATCGAATACAGTTTCCGCCCGCTGGTATCCTCGCCCCTGCGCCAACAGCAGCTCAATGACCACCTCGCGGCGTTCGAGCCCAATCCGCTGGTGGCCATCGAAGCCTCGCTGCAACGCAGTACGATTCCCACGCGCATGGTGTGGGGAACAGCCGATCCCCTCTTTCCGGGCCGCTGGGCAGAGTGGCTGCACCAGACGCTGCCGGCATCGCGCGGTATCCGCTGGGTGGAAGGCGGACGCCTGTTCTGGCCTGAGGAACAGCCTGCGCTGCTTGCCGATGAGGCCCGGGCGCTTTGGCGAGCCTGA
- a CDS encoding XVIPCD domain-containing protein — protein sequence MNARTSKEGATQDAPRDAASASFDPTYTSANSEVRAAAGGYSVTLNEGDGALKVGTEHKRAASSLASQFQGTSLNMAGSPTPDGGRDYLLTMESVVRASAKGAGFQDTSSTGVRGRYRVSLPSEAVDVDPTRINPFDPQTIPKGGSVTLDGQQFTGTALEGSFRNIAMQSQTTEASGASYRVDRLDDGRVRVTTGPNEAVEAFNGMGFSAGRFSAIAGRQDALGHAAVRTATFDLDQAEGRQAYEQFIDNGTLSGQTPGVQDLATVERLGMSSQTRLKVGYGDTFGLDLAGARNSGDVVQVSREDGSRTELRSVQYNGNLPATRVSAYGADGQEDRAQRRYEFTFDLRGHAQGEQIAGMANAALSGDPSGDRGPVKAGELTTLSFSEAQMRTLMERTQSMVGGNPMLGPSWQVLAEDGNGRPQQDVDAFALGLARNQGQSTYGMAERLFHIAAAGGKDLQKIDAAVQGEHLQSLAPPSPLLPRQDPRHTASPDHGMWLQSQGAVSSLDQAMGRQPDEMSERLGMALLVAAKAKGMQRIDEAVLSDDGRYAFAVQGQPHAADRQIARTDTAQAVATPVSEHVRELQQGQSLAASSEQASQQQEREQLSQEHAARAMAR from the coding sequence ATGAATGCCCGGACCAGCAAGGAAGGCGCAACCCAGGATGCGCCGCGCGATGCCGCCTCGGCGTCGTTCGATCCGACCTACACCTCGGCCAACAGCGAGGTGCGGGCCGCCGCCGGTGGTTACTCGGTCACGTTGAACGAGGGCGACGGCGCGTTGAAAGTGGGTACCGAGCACAAGCGCGCAGCGTCCAGTCTCGCATCGCAGTTCCAGGGGACGTCGCTGAACATGGCCGGCAGCCCGACGCCCGATGGCGGCAGGGATTACCTGCTCACGATGGAGTCGGTGGTCAGGGCAAGCGCGAAAGGTGCCGGCTTCCAGGACACCAGCAGCACCGGCGTACGCGGGCGCTACAGGGTCAGCCTGCCCAGCGAGGCGGTGGACGTCGATCCCACCCGCATCAACCCGTTCGATCCGCAGACCATTCCCAAGGGGGGCAGCGTCACCCTGGATGGCCAGCAGTTCACCGGCACCGCACTGGAAGGCAGCTTCCGCAACATCGCCATGCAGAGCCAGACGACCGAGGCGAGCGGTGCCAGCTACCGCGTGGATCGCCTGGATGATGGCCGGGTGCGCGTCACCACCGGGCCGAACGAGGCGGTGGAAGCCTTCAACGGCATGGGATTCAGTGCCGGCAGGTTCAGCGCGATTGCCGGTCGGCAGGACGCGCTCGGTCACGCTGCCGTCCGCACTGCCACGTTCGACCTGGATCAAGCCGAAGGCCGCCAGGCCTATGAACAGTTCATCGACAACGGCACCCTGAGCGGCCAGACCCCGGGCGTGCAGGATCTGGCGACGGTCGAGCGGCTGGGCATGAGTTCGCAGACGCGGCTGAAGGTCGGCTATGGCGACACGTTCGGCCTGGACCTGGCGGGTGCACGCAACAGCGGCGACGTGGTGCAGGTCAGTCGCGAGGACGGCAGCCGCACCGAACTGCGCAGCGTGCAGTACAACGGCAACCTGCCGGCAACCCGGGTCAGCGCCTACGGCGCCGACGGCCAGGAAGACAGGGCGCAGCGCCGCTATGAATTCACCTTCGACCTGCGCGGCCATGCGCAGGGTGAGCAGATTGCCGGAATGGCCAACGCCGCACTGTCCGGCGACCCCAGCGGTGATCGCGGACCGGTGAAGGCCGGTGAGCTCACTACCCTGAGCTTCAGCGAGGCCCAGATGCGCACGCTGATGGAGCGTACCCAGTCGATGGTCGGGGGCAACCCGATGCTGGGGCCATCGTGGCAGGTGCTTGCAGAGGACGGCAACGGCAGGCCGCAGCAGGATGTGGACGCCTTCGCCCTGGGGCTGGCGCGCAACCAGGGGCAATCCACCTATGGCATGGCCGAACGCCTATTCCATATCGCCGCGGCGGGCGGCAAGGATCTGCAGAAGATCGACGCTGCCGTGCAGGGCGAGCACCTGCAGTCGCTCGCGCCGCCCTCACCGCTGCTGCCCCGTCAGGACCCACGGCACACCGCCAGCCCGGACCACGGCATGTGGCTGCAGAGCCAAGGCGCTGTGAGCAGCCTCGACCAGGCGATGGGGCGCCAGCCTGATGAGATGAGCGAACGGCTGGGCATGGCCCTGCTGGTCGCGGCCAAGGCCAAGGGCATGCAGCGGATCGACGAGGCCGTGCTCAGTGACGACGGCAGGTACGCGTTCGCGGTGCAGGGCCAGCCGCACGCCGCCGATCGTCAGATCGCCCGCACCGATACTGCGCAGGCAGTGGCTACGCCGGTCAGCGAGCACGTGCGCGAGCTGCAGCAGGGGCAGTCGCTGGCGGCAAGCTCTGAGCAGGCGAGCCAGCAGCAGGAGCGGGAGCAGTTGTCCCAGGAACACGCTGCACGGGCCATGGCGCGTTGA
- a CDS encoding TspO/MBR family protein — protein MNVRRQAVGLLGWAIVTFLAAALGARASISAADFYASLALPAWAPPASVFGPVWTVLYALMALAAWLVWRQGGWRATAPALSLYLLQLALNVLWSWLFFGWKQGALAFADIALLLALIVATIVAFHRVRPAAAWLLLPYLAWVTFASALNYAVWQANPAVL, from the coding sequence GTGAATGTCCGCAGGCAAGCAGTTGGCCTTCTGGGCTGGGCCATCGTCACTTTTCTGGCGGCCGCACTGGGCGCGCGTGCCTCGATCTCGGCAGCGGATTTCTACGCAAGCCTGGCGTTGCCGGCATGGGCACCGCCGGCCAGCGTGTTCGGTCCGGTGTGGACGGTGTTGTACGCATTGATGGCGCTGGCGGCGTGGCTGGTGTGGCGCCAGGGCGGATGGCGCGCGACCGCGCCTGCGCTGTCACTCTATCTGCTGCAGCTGGCCCTCAACGTGCTGTGGAGCTGGCTGTTCTTCGGCTGGAAACAGGGGGCGTTGGCGTTCGCTGACATCGCACTGTTGCTGGCGCTGATCGTGGCCACGATCGTCGCCTTCCATCGCGTGCGTCCGGCGGCGGCATGGCTGCTGCTGCCTTACCTGGCATGGGTGACGTTCGCCAGTGCGCTCAACTACGCGGTGTGGCAGGCCAATCCGGCCGTGCTTTAG
- a CDS encoding NAD(P)H-binding protein has protein sequence MYETRPLRILLTGATGLVGQGVARACLASPQVARTAALVRGKARLDARIEQIVLADFQHARGVGPQLAGFDACFYCAGAPPVGTAEDEYRKVTLDATLAVAAAWAEANPDGRFLYVSGAHANPHSRIMPLRIKGETEAALAQLAVRTVMLRPAGVRPVTGTGTRHAALKPLYRFGGPLMAAAGRVLPSLVTSNEAIGRAMIVLATMPDPPPVLECAQINRLGGAAAA, from the coding sequence ATGTACGAAACACGCCCGCTGCGGATTCTGCTGACCGGCGCGACCGGACTGGTCGGGCAGGGCGTTGCCCGTGCCTGCCTCGCTTCGCCGCAGGTGGCGCGCACCGCCGCCCTGGTCCGCGGCAAGGCCCGGCTCGACGCGCGTATCGAGCAGATCGTGCTGGCCGATTTCCAGCATGCCCGTGGTGTGGGCCCGCAGCTGGCCGGATTCGATGCGTGTTTCTATTGTGCCGGAGCACCGCCGGTCGGCACCGCCGAGGACGAGTATCGGAAGGTGACGCTCGATGCCACCCTTGCCGTGGCTGCAGCATGGGCCGAGGCGAATCCGGACGGCCGGTTCCTGTATGTCTCCGGCGCCCATGCCAATCCCCACAGCCGGATCATGCCCCTGCGCATCAAGGGCGAGACCGAGGCCGCGTTGGCGCAGCTCGCGGTGCGCACCGTCATGCTGCGTCCCGCCGGGGTGCGCCCCGTGACGGGCACCGGCACCCGTCATGCGGCGTTGAAGCCGCTGTATCGCTTTGGCGGCCCCCTGATGGCGGCGGCGGGCCGCGTCCTGCCCTCACTGGTGACCAGCAACGAAGCCATCGGCCGCGCGATGATCGTGCTGGCGACGATGCCGGACCCGCCGCCGGTGCTGGAATGTGCGCAGATCAACCGACTGGGGGGCGCTGCTGCAGCCTGA
- a CDS encoding ChrR family anti-sigma-E factor: MNPHHHLHESTLMSYAAGALPAPLSIVAGTHLEQCPHCRQRLREAEAIGAALLEQTQPVADEARRAGLREAMLAQLVEVQADAVPGPLRSMPRERPEADPDHLPTSLHPYFGDSLGRLHWRWMAPGVHCIRAEQMPSLIMLKIAPGKCLPMHSHGRSELTQILRGSYNDALGLFAPGDVADLDEEVEHQPVTAPGVPCICVSALDAPLVFSGWLARRIQRFVKL, translated from the coding sequence ATGAATCCGCACCACCACCTGCATGAGTCGACACTGATGAGCTACGCCGCCGGTGCTCTGCCGGCACCGTTGAGCATCGTCGCCGGCACCCATCTGGAGCAGTGCCCGCACTGCCGCCAGCGGCTGCGCGAAGCGGAGGCCATCGGTGCCGCACTGCTGGAGCAGACCCAGCCCGTGGCGGACGAGGCGCGGCGGGCGGGCCTGCGCGAAGCGATGCTTGCCCAGCTCGTCGAGGTCCAGGCCGACGCGGTGCCAGGCCCGCTGCGGTCGATGCCGCGCGAACGCCCCGAGGCGGATCCGGACCATCTGCCGACGTCGCTGCATCCGTACTTCGGCGATTCGCTGGGTCGGCTGCACTGGCGCTGGATGGCGCCGGGAGTGCATTGCATCCGTGCCGAGCAGATGCCGTCGCTGATCATGCTGAAGATCGCGCCGGGCAAATGCCTGCCGATGCACAGCCATGGACGCAGCGAACTGACACAGATCCTGCGGGGTTCCTACAATGATGCGCTGGGTCTGTTCGCGCCCGGCGATGTTGCCGACCTGGACGAGGAGGTCGAGCACCAGCCGGTAACGGCGCCGGGCGTACCGTGCATCTGCGTTTCCGCGCTGGATGCGCCGCTGGTATTCAGTGGTTGGCTGGCCCGCCGGATCCAGCGCTTCGTGAAACTCTAG
- a CDS encoding sigma-70 family RNA polymerase sigma factor, translating to MYRPPASPSHPFDTARIVSSSQQPSNEPTNWNGEMDGVARLRDRDCFMRIYDHFMPRLCIYLRGLGAPAAVAEELAQECLLRLWLRAAEFDPAQGALSTWLYRIGRNLHIDRVRRERSWMQVQEAVEDAAAADVGERSSAEQFADHARLRQRINELPATQARLVRMSYFEAKSHSEIAQALGMPLGTVKSHLRRAFLQLQSKVGGAP from the coding sequence ATGTACCGTCCTCCCGCCAGTCCCTCCCATCCCTTCGACACCGCGCGGATCGTGTCCAGTTCACAGCAGCCCAGCAACGAGCCAACGAACTGGAACGGCGAGATGGATGGCGTCGCCCGGCTGCGCGATCGTGACTGCTTCATGCGCATCTACGACCATTTCATGCCGCGCCTGTGCATTTATCTGCGTGGCCTTGGGGCACCCGCAGCGGTGGCCGAAGAGCTGGCCCAGGAATGCCTGCTGCGCCTGTGGCTGCGCGCGGCCGAGTTCGATCCTGCCCAAGGTGCGCTGAGCACCTGGTTGTATCGCATCGGTCGCAACCTGCACATCGACCGCGTGCGTCGCGAACGCAGCTGGATGCAGGTGCAGGAAGCCGTGGAAGACGCCGCTGCCGCCGACGTCGGCGAGCGCAGCAGCGCCGAGCAGTTTGCCGACCATGCCCGCCTGCGCCAGCGCATCAATGAACTGCCGGCCACGCAGGCGCGTCTGGTTCGCATGTCTTACTTCGAGGCCAAGAGCCACAGCGAGATCGCGCAGGCGCTTGGGATGCCGCTGGGCACGGTCAAATCACACCTGCGACGAGCGTTCCTGCAGTTGCAGTCGAAGGTCGGGGGTGCACCATGA